AATCGGAGCAATTTTCGGATGTATATGACAGGATTAAAAATATCCCATAATTTTAGGCTTCCATAAGAAAATAAGCAACATTTTCAAACGTTTTCCACACGATATCTTATTCAACGCTTTCCCACAGACAAGTCCTTGAAGACATGGAAATCGTGTCGGCCTTCACCGGCGTATTGCACGTGCCCAACCTGTCTCAGCCGGAGCACGTTCTCGCCGTGTTAGAAGAGAGCGACGCCTTCTCTAAGCGGGACCTGCAGAAGATTCAGCACGACTTGCGCGGCGCGAGGCGAGTATATCTATCACAGTCTGGGGCCTTGTCAACGCTTGACACGAATAAATCGTCACTTGAGCATAGAAAAAATCCCAATTTACACCGCGGGTGGAGCGGACTCCTTAAGACTCTGTTTAACgtacaacgatcggctgcatgaaagtaggtacttacacgaACCTATTATAAAGTTGATCGATGTAAGTTGAACTAAGAACTAAGTCATTAATAAGTCCGCTCCATTCGCGGTGGAAACCGTGTTAGTCAAAAGTGGGAAGGACTTGGCAACCAATTGTTGTCGTGCAGCTAGCTATATTCGGTAGTCATCCGAGTAAAGCTACTTCAGGAGAGCGTTGACTGCTCCCGCAGCTTGTAGCTCGAGCGCTCATTAGTTTACTTTCAGTAAAAAGAAAGATGGATCTCTTTCGAACATGGATACTTTGTCTTAGTCTTCGATTACGCCACTAAATCATGTACCTGCTTATaacgtgtatttattttcaacagGATCTTTATCGGAATCAAGAAGCTGCTAGCGCTAGTCGACATGGTGAAACAGACGGAAGCGGAGAACAGAGTGTTCAAGTTCCTAACCAAGATGCAAGAGGAGGGAGGCCTCGATCTCGGCACCACCATACAATAAGGATCATTGCAACCTTAGGGGTTACACACGCATACCACGCGCACGCCCTCACCCGACCAACGCACCAAGCACACCACACAAAAAAGCAACGGAAAAGCATCTGAATGCACCCCCTGTAACTCCGACCTAAGAAGTTATGAGATAGATTACGACGAAATCAGCGAATGCTCTGATTCCCTAGTGGAATCCATGAAAAAAGGCAGAACGGCCAAAGGCAACGAACTATCCCCGGCCAAAATGCCACTCATGAGAATAAGAAGCGTCGAGATCGTCTTTGAAGACGAAATGTCCGCTTGCACCGACTGCATACTCGATAAGAGCATGGAACTGATCGTCTCCGATAGTAGCGACGACTCTACCAAATGCGTCGACGACTTGGAGCATTTACAAGAGGGGGGCGACGATGATTCCGTTACGCTTAACGCGGAAGGTGACTTTTCTGATGACAATTCGGTTTCATTAAAAGAAAACGCTGTTAGCAACGACATTCCCAAGCCTGATAGTCCGCAGTCCAACGTCCATGATATGGATACGCAAGCGCTAAGCGAAAGCGTTACATTTCCAATCGAGGACGTCAGCTTGTCTCTTTTAGTGTCCGAAATGGGCGACTCCGGTCGATTCACCGAAGACGCTAGCACATCTCATTACCCGAATTCTATAGAAACTGTCCCCGTATCTTCATGCGACGATGCTTTGCTCTCTCAATCATTTGACGCTATAAACCTAGAAACCGCATCAACAATTCCGAGTACATTAGAGATATCAGATATTTCCAGTATCATTGATGATGAGAGAAACAAGCTGTTTGAGTACATAGATAGCAATAGTGGGAGTTCGGACAGCACGGCGGTGTGCGAGGGCGAAGGCTCGCGAGTGCAGCTTCTGACCCCGCTACCTAGCGCCGCGACTTTGTCCGACGACGACCCAACGTTCTGCGACAGTTCAGACCTACAATACGATTCCTTTGTAGACTTGGGCAAGTTCtaaaacgtatatttaatcCATGTTTACTCTTTCTCAAGCTATTTACACTGAAATTTTATGATGCTTCCACACCAGCATGTTTACGTGTAATATAAACATGTCGCTGTTTAATATTTATCGAAGATATTTTATGTTGAATTTTGAGAgtataaaagtttataaaaagaGGATGCCGTGTTAGAGGATCTTTTGTTGTAGATAGGTTTAGGGGCAGGTGGGGAACCTCGACTTGTCAGTGAACTTATCACACTCCATCCTGTTTTTGTACTTGGGTAAGTTAGTGTTTGTTGTGAGTTATTCTGACACCTGAACCTTTACACGGCTTCTGCACAGAGGGAGTTTGGTGGTATGCAGCTCGCGTGACCATGTCATGACACTTTGTAAGTTACGACGTTATTTAATTACCTCTTCTCTAGGTCTGTGTAAATAACACTAGGCATTCCGTAAAGTAGAAGTTACTTAAATATAAGAGATTCATGACATGGTTACAGATATCCCAGGGTTGTAAGTTGTGTTATAGCTTAATATTTATGCTAGGCAATAGCTGAGTTTCTAATGTATTATATTGGTTAAagagcaatatttatttatttcagtttattGTTGAAATTGTGATTCAGCCAAGGCTGTCCCGTTATGTTTTATTGTAATAGAATATTTTGATCAGTGTACTTTGACGTGTAGCTATTTAAGAATGATGTTGTCAATTTGATAAAGTATATTGAATAGTATTATTAAAGCAATTCGAGCATTGTAATGTGGAGGGTAGTACCTCTAAAGCTTTTATTAacttgaataataataatgaattagaCACAAGTACAAGttagtaaacaaataaatatttaaaggtagACTATCAAACAGTTTCACTGTA
This Choristoneura fumiferana chromosome 12, NRCan_CFum_1, whole genome shotgun sequence DNA region includes the following protein-coding sequences:
- the LOC141433492 gene encoding uncharacterized protein, with protein sequence MKKGRTAKGNELSPAKMPLMRIRSVEIVFEDEMSACTDCILDKSMELIVSDSSDDSTKCVDDLEHLQEGGDDDSVTLNAEGDFSDDNSVSLKENAVSNDIPKPDSPQSNVHDMDTQALSESVTFPIEDVSLSLLVSEMGDSGRFTEDASTSHYPNSIETVPVSSCDDALLSQSFDAINLETASTIPSTLEISDISSIIDDERNKLFEYIDSNSGSSDSTAVCEGEGSRVQLLTPLPSAATLSDDDPTFCDSSDLQYDSFVDLGKF